CTCGGCGGCGCTCAGCGCGGTGCCACCCTGCGGCCACCACCACACCACCTTGTGGCCCTGGTACAGCAGGCCCTTGCGGTGCAGCTCCGACAGGGCCCACCACACGCTCTCCACGAAGGGGCGGTGGTAGGTGACGTAGGCCTGATTCAGGTCCACCCAGAAGCCGATGCGCTCGGTGAGCCGCTCCCACTCGGAGGTGTAGCGAAAGACGGATTCGATGCAGCGCTCGGTGAAGGGCTCCACGCCGTAGCGTTCAATCTCCGCCTTGCCGTGGATGCGCAGCTCCTTCTCGACCTCCACCTCCACGGGCAGGCCATGGGTGTCCCAGCCAGCCTTGCGGGGGACGTAGTGGCCCGTCATCGTCTTGTAACGGGGGAACAGGTCCTTGATGACGCGCGTGAGGACGTGGCCGTTGTGGGGCAGGCCGTTGGCGGTCGGCGGGCCCTCGTAGAAGACGAAGCTGGGAGCACCCTCACGCGCTTCGAGCGAGCGCTCGAAGATGCGGCGGTCCTTCCAGAAGGCCTGGACGCGGCGCTCCTCGGAGGGAAAGTCCATCTCCGCGGGCACCGCATCGAACAGGGAGGGGGGCGTTTCAGGCATGGTGCGGTGCTTGATAGCACCGCACGCGGTCAATGGATGCCCCGTCCTGTGGACTCAGAACGGGCAGATGGGCTGGCTTCCGCCGCACGCGAAGCGGCCAATGAAGTAGCCCCATTCGGCGCTGTAGTGGGCATACGCCTGGGGCTGGCCGGGGCCGCAGTCCACGTACGGGTGCGGGACCTGACAGTGAAGCTCCGGGTCGAACGGGGGCTTGATGCTGAGGGCCGGGGACTCCTCCGCGGACTTCTCCATGTCGGACGCCTCGTCCGCCGGGCCACCACAACCCGCCGTCAGCACGGCGGCAAGGCACATCAGGGCTGCACGATTCAGGGGCATGGGTCTCTCCTGTGTTCGGCGTTGGTCGCCGGCCTCGGACATTAGGCCGGGAACTTCAGTTTTTCAGAGTGTGCGTATTGACGCTGATGTGCGCATCTATCTAGTTTCTCGCTCCCTGAGAATTCCCTACACCCCTGGAGTGAGCGCCATGAAGAGGGCTTTGTTGTGTGTGCTGATGGCTGTCGTGGTGGGTTGTTCCAACGCGCGGACGGAGCAGGCGGTGGACGCGGAGGGCTTCAAGCTCCTCCAGCACGACGCGACGACGTTGGAGGCCACGTACGGTTCGGGAGGCGCGTCCGTGCGGCTCCTGGTGGTGGAGACGCAGGCGGATGTCGTCGAGGTGACGTACGACTTTGGTGACCCCGTGGTCGGCTTCCACATCGACTACCGCCAGGGTGTGGGGCAGTTCATCCCGTCGGGCAGCCCGCTCGACGCCGCGCAGGCGCAGTTGCTCGCGCCGCTGCTGGAGGGGCTGGCCCAGGTCATCCCCGACGAGGGCCGCACGCGCGTGGAGACCGCCGCCGAGCGCCAGACGAGCTTCATGCAGATTGTCCCGGTGGGCGAGGTGCTCACCTCCTACGAGTACGTGTCCGAGCGCGGCTGGGTGCACATCTCCTGCTCCTGCAGCCGGCAGCACATCGGCTCGGGCCAGTACCGCACGGCGGGCATGGGCTGTGGCTGCACGGGCGGGTCGGGCAATGGCTGCAAGGGTCGCTGTGGCCAGGGGTGCGGTGGCACCAGCCTGCCGCGCTGCGTGGGCACCACGGCCTATACGCAGGACTGCGCCAAGCACGACTACGGCCTGGGCAGCTTCGCGGCGGCCTCGGATGACTACACGTTCGCGCGCAACAACTGCGGCTGCACGGGCTCGTGCTACTGATGTGGCGTCGGCTGTCACACGGGGCCCTGGCGCTCGTCGCCGGGGCGGTGCTGGGGTGCAGCAGCGCCGCCGGGCCCTGTCCGGACGGTGCTCGGCTCACGGGCCGCGCGCCGCCGGACGGTGTCCTTCAGTGGTGCGCGCGTGCCGACGGCCAGAAGCACGGCCGTTGGGCGGAGTGGCATGCCACCGGGAAGCTGAAGGCGGAAGGCTCCTACGCCGACGGGAAGATGGAGGGCCGCTGGGTCCACTACTTCGAGGACGGCGTGAAGCAGTTCGAGGGTGACTATCGCGGCGGGCTCAAGCAGGGCCTGTGGACCCTCTATTACGAAGAGGGGCAGAAGAACCGCGAGGAGGTCCATCCCCCCGGCGGTGGCGAGGTGCGGTGGACCGCCTGGCGTTCGGACGGCTCGAAGTGGGCGGAGGGCTCGATTCTGGGCCACCGCGCGCAGGGGACCTATTCGGAATGGCATGCCGGCGGCGCGTTGGCCGCGCAGGGCCAGTACGAGAAGGGTGAGAAGACAGGTGCCTGGAAGTACTGGGACGTCGAGGGGCAGTCCACGGACGTTCCGCAGGGTGACTTCACGAGCGAGTGAGTCCTGCGCCGCCGCCATCCTGTTCGGGGTGGCGGCGGCTGCTTGTGGCCCTGCGTTCGAGCCCGCTGCTCCATCCGCCGTGTCGCGGCGGGCCGTGGTGGGGGGCGCGCCCGAGCCGGGCTTTCCCTCCGTGGCCGCCATCGTCCCCGTGTCGCCTTTCTGCGGCGAAGCGGAGGCGGCGGCACCCGTCCTCTGCACGGGGACGTTGGTGTCACCCCGGGTGGTGCTGACGGCGGCGCATTGCGTGGAGAACGCCGATGCGCCGCAGGTGTTCTCGGTGGTGTTCGCGGAGGAGACGGCGCGCGCGTCCGCGGCGCAGCGCATCCGCGTGGCGGAGGGTCGGCCACATCCCGCGTGGCGGCCGGGCGTGAATGACATCGGGGTGTTGCTGCTCGCCGAGGACGCTCCGGTGACGCCGCTCGCGCTGGAGCTTGGGGCCTTGTCCTCGGACAGCGTGGGGCGGATGGCCCGCGTGGTGGGCTTCGGCTCGGATGCGCAAGGCGCCATGGGGCGCCGTCTGGGGGGCTTGTCTCGAATCACCTCGGTCAACGCGGACACGTTCTCCATCGAAGCTGCGCCCGCGATGTCGTGTGGCGGGGACAGCGGCGGACCGGTGTTCGTCTCGCAAGACGGAGTCGAGCAGCTCGCGGGCATCACGTCGTTTGGAGACCTCCTCTGCACGACGGGCACGAACACGCGTGTGGACGTGCACGCGGCCTTCGTCCAGGCGGCCATCGAGGATGCCGCGCGGCGGCCGCCGGCCCGGGCGCCGATGGACCCGAGGGTGGATGCGTGCGCGCAGCGGTGTGTCACGCACGCGGACTGTCCCCTGGGCATGGCGTGTGTTGCCCAGTCGGAGGACATCCGGAGTTGCGCGGTAGCGGGGCTCGAGGCGGGCCGCTTCGGGGATGTGTGCACCGGTGAGCAGGAGGGGCATCCGTGCGTGAAGGCCGCGGACACCTGTCGGCTGTGGCTGCCGTGCGCGGAGACGCCACCGGCCGCGGGGGGCTGTGCGGTGGTGGATGGGGCGCCGGGGCTCTTCGCGTGGGTGTTCGTGCTGCTCGCGCGCCGGCGAGTCGGCGCTGAGCGCTCGCGTCGCGTCTGACTTCCGGAGCGCGGCGCACGTTCAAGGCGCCGAATGGGAACGCGCCTGCCGGGATGCGGGGCGAGCGTCCGGCGCGCCCAGGAGACCTGCCGACCCACCCCCTGGTGCATTGTTTAACTGGGTGGTTTAATATGGGGTGGAGGTCCTCATGGTCAGCCCCACGATTCAGCAGCGCTCCGAGCAGCTCGACGCGGTCTTCCACGCGCTCTCCGACCCGACGCGGCGGGAGATGCTGCGCAGCCTCTCCGCGGGTTCACGGAGCATTGGCGAACTGGCGGCCCCCTTCAGCATGTCGTTCGCGGGAGCGTCCAAGCACGTCAAGGCGCTGGAGCGCGCGGGGCTCGTTCACAGGACGGTGGAGGGGCGCACGCACCGGTGCAGCCTCGCGCCCGAGCCCCTGGCGAGCGCGCTCGACTGGCTGCGCTTCTACGAGCGTTTCTGGAACGACCGTCTCGATGCGTTGGAGCAAGCGCTCCGCAAACCGGAGCGTGGCAGCTCCAGGAAGGGAGAACGTCATGAGTGAGGTCCGCATGCGGCCCGCCGTCCACATCATCACGCTGGGCGTGGATGACTTGAAGCGCGCGCTCGCCTTCTACCGGGAGGGCTTGGGGTGGACCGCGCCCGAGCTGGGAGAAGGGGAGGACCATGTGGCGCTCCCGCTCCAGGGCAACCTGTCGCTGGTGTTGTTCCCTCGCGGAGCGCTGGCGAAGGCGGGACGTCAGCCGGTGTCCACGAAGGGCCCACCGGCCGTCGTCCTGTCGCATGCGACGCCCACCCGCGAGGAGGTGGACGCCATCCTCCGGCGAGCGCAGGCGGCGGGCGGCACCGTGCCCGTTCCCGCCAGCGAGCAGCCCTGGGGCTACTTCGGCTACTTCGCGGACCTGGATGGGCACCTTTGGGAGGTGCTCTGTCATCCAGAACTCGCCGCCGGCGCGTAGCCGTGCGGTGGACCTCGTTCCGGGTTGCTCGTGCGCTCGCGTTGCGTCATCCCCCCTTGGGCCGCGTGCCCCACAGGCGCTTCAACAGGTGACGTGGCCAGAAGAACAGGGCCATTCCGGTCAGGACGAGGAAGAGGATGACGAAGGGCAGCAGCAGCACGCCACCCATGAAGCCGGCCGCCATTCCGCCCAGGCCCCACAGCAGGCCGTGGGGAAAGCCGAGGACGGCGCCAATGAGGGTGCCGACCACCGCGCCCGCGAGGATGCAGGGCTCGATGAGGTTCACGCTTCGCTCCCGCGTGGATGCACGTCACGGGCTCGAGTGGGAGCGCGCATGAGCAAGTCGCGACGCAAGGTGGTCTTCATCACGGGCGCATCCTCTGGAATCGGTCAGGCGTGCGCGGAGCTCCTGGGCGCGAGCGGACACACCGTCCATGGTACCAGCCGTCACCCTCGGGCGAATGGTGCGCACCACCGGATGACCGTGCTGGACGTCACGGACGAGGCGTCCGTGCAACGCGCCGTGGCATCGGTGCTCGCGGCCGAGGGCCGGCTCGATGTGGTGGTGAACTGCGCGGGATTCGTGTTGGCGGGCGCCGTGGAGGACGTGTCCGTCGAAGAGGCCCAGCGGCAGATGGACACCAACTTCTTCGGGGTGTTGCGCGTGTGTCGGGCGGTGCTGCCCGCGATGCGCGCGCAGCGCTCCGGCCTCATCGTCAACATCAGCTCGATGGGTGGGGCCGCGGGGCTTCCCTTTCAAGGCCTCTACAGCGCCAGCAAGTTCGCGTTGGAGGGCATGACGGAGAGTCTCCGGCAGGAGGTGGCCGCCTTCGGCATCGAGGCCACGCTGCTGCAGCCCGGAGACGTCCGCACCAACGTGCGCCAGTACCGGGAGCGCGCCCGGCAGTCCGGCCCCGGGTCCGCGTACAAGGAGGCCTTCGAGCGCGTCATGAACGTGGTGGAGTCCGGGGAAGGCGCGGGCATCGCTCCCGAGCAGGTCGCACGGAAGGTCCTGTCCCTGGTGGAGCGCGAGCGCGTGGACGTGCGCTACTCGGTGGGGCACCTGGCGCAGCGCGCCGCCCTGGTGTCGAAACGCCTGCTGCCCGCGCGTACCTTCGAGCACATCGTGATGGCGCTTCACGGGCTGTCGCGGCGTTGAGCGACGCCGCGTGGCGGGCCGCACATTCCTGACATACCACTGTCAGAGGCGGCTCGCAGGATGGCGTCCACGTAGCCCCTGGGGTCTCCAGACCTGGGGCTGCGCATCCACCCCCAGGTGCCACCCAACATGATTCCCTTCCTGATGTTGTTGCCGATGCTCGTCCCCACGGGTGTCAATCGTGGACGCTCCAGCAAGGCACGTGCGGCGCGGGCGCTGAGTCCGGTTCCCCCGCCCTCGGAAGCATCCGGGAAGGATGTCCCCGTCACGAAGCCTCCGGTCCGCGCCTCCTCACGGCGGCGCGGTCTGCCAGCCCAGGTCCTCAGCCAACGGGCGCTCAACCGGGCGCTGCTCCAACGGCAAGGGTTGTCGCAGCGCTCTCGGGCCGGCGTGGCGGAGACGCTGGAGCGCCTGATGGGGCTTCAGGCCCAAGCGACGCATGCTCCCTACGGCGCGCTGTGGACGCGGCTGGAGGGCTTCAAGCCCGAGGCGCTGACCCGCCTCATCACCGAACGTCAGGTGGTTCGCGCCGGGATGATGCGTGGGACGCTGCACCTGGTGACCGCGCGGGACTGCCTCGCGCTGCGGCCCGTGCTGCAACCCGCGCTGGACCGGGGGATGAAGCACGCCACCTTCCGCAAGCAGTTGGAGGGCGTGGACGCCCGTGCGCTGGTGGCCGAGGGCAGGGCGCTGCTGGCGGCCCGTCCCAGTCCTCGGGGGGGCTGGGTCAGCGGCTCCAGCAGAAGTGGCCGGGGCATGACGCGAACGCCCTGAGCATGGGGTTCTCCAGCCTGGAGCCGACCGTCGTGGTGCCGCCCTGTGGAACGTGGGGCCATGGCGAGCGGATGGCCTACACCACGGCGGAGTCCTGGCTCGGCCAGCGCTTCGAACCGGCCGGGCCCCCGGACGCGCTGGTGATGCGCTACCTCGCCGCGTTCGGTCCCGCGAGCGTCAGGGACCTCCAGGCCTGGTCGGGGCTGCCGCGCATGGGCGCTGTCCTGGAGCGGCTGCGGCCCGCGCTGCGCACCTTCCGCGACGAGCACGGCGCGGAGTTGTTCGACGTCCCCGGCGCTCGGCGGCCCGACCCGGACGCGCCCGCGCCGGTTCGCTTCCTGTCGGAGTTCGACAGCGTCTTGCTGGCCCACGCGGACCGCACACGCATCCTCTCCGAGGCCGCCCGCAGGCGCGTCTTCACCGTCAATGGCATCGTTCGCGCCACCATCCTCGTGGAGGGCTTCGTCCAGGGCACCTGGCGCATCGAACGGCAGCGGGGCACCGCGACGTTGTGCATCGACCCCTTCACGCGGCTGTCGCGGGAGACGCGCGGCGCGCTGACGGACGAGGGCGCACGGCTGCTCGGCTTCGCGGCCGAGGATGCCCGGCGCACCGACATACGCTTCGGCCGCGCGGGCTGATGGCGCCAAGCGCGGTCTTCTCGACCCTGCCCCCCTGCAAGACGGCCGCGTCCCAACAAAACGCCATTTAGCTTTAAATCGTGATTTCCTGGTGATATCCGGCGCCCTCTTTCCCGATTCGGGAGTCTGGAGGCGCGTCGCATGGCTCAGGGACACACCGTGGTGGCGGGGCGAAGCTGGGTGTTGGCGTTGGGATTGGGCGGTCTGTTGTCGGGACTGGCGGCGTGCGCGCCGTCCCCGGAGGTGGTCCCCTCGGAGCGGGAATCCCAGGCGCAGGGGCTGGCGGCGCCCATTGGCCGGAACATCGCGCTGAGGGCCTGTTCGACGCAGCAGTTCGTGTCCGCGGACCAGAACCTGGCCAACACGGCGCTGGTGGCGAACCGGGCCACGGCGCAGGGCTGGGAGCAGTTCCAGGTGGTGGACGCGGGCGGCGGCACCGTCGCGCTGCGCTCCGTGTCGACGGGCCTGTTCGTGTCGGCGGACACCAACCTGGGCGGGCAGCTCGTCGCCAACCGGAACGCCATCCAGGACTGGGAGCGGTTCGAGTGGGTGGAGTTCGGCGGTGACTCCGTGGGCCTGAAGGCGCGCAGCAACGGCTTGTTCGTGTCGGCGGACACGAGCCTGGGCGCGTCCGGGCCGCTGTACGCCAACCGGGCGGCGGCGGGGTGCTGGGAGTCCTTCTCCGTCAGCGTCATCGGCGGAGGTGGGGGCGGCTGGGTCGAGGTCTGGCGGGACGACTTCGACGGCAACAGCATCAACCCGGCGAACTGGTTCGCCAACACCGGCGTCCACGTGAACAGCGAGCAGCAGAACTACACGACGTCGCCGCGGAACATCCAGGTGAGCAACGGCACGCTGAAGCTCATCGCGCGCCACGAGTCGAGCAACGGCTATCCGTTCACGTCGGGCCGCCTGGAGAGCGCGGGCAAGCGCGAGTTCGGGCACGGCAAGGTGGAAGCGCGCATCAAGATGCCGGTGGGGCCGGGCCTGTGGCCGGCGTTCTGGATGCTCGGCAACAACATCGGACAGGTCGGCTGGCCCGAGTGCGGTGAGCTCGACATCATGGAGAACGTTGGCTATGCGGATTGGACGTCGGGCGCGCTGCATGGCCCGGGCTACTCCGGCGACACGCCCATCAACCAGCGCTTCCACCCCAGCTCTCCGGTGAGTGACTGGCACGTCTACGCCACGGAGTTCTCGTCCCAGGACGTCAAGTGGCTCATCGACGGCGTCGTGGTGAAGACGGTGACGCGCGCCGAGGTCGAGCGCTACGGCCGCTGGGTCTATGACCGGCCCTACTTCATCATCCTGAACCTCGCGGTGGGCGGCACCTATCCGTTCGGCCTCAACGGCGCGAGGACGCCGTCCTTCGGCGTGCCGCAGTCCACGCTGGACCACATCCGCAACACGGCGCCCGCGTTGGAAGTCGACTGGGTTCGCTACTCCCAGTGGCAGTGACTCGGCACGGAAACGAGGACTCCGTCATGCGAAAAGACATCGTCTCCATCAAGTCCCTGGCCCTGGCGGCCGCGTGTGTCTCCACCCTGTTGGCCTGCTCCGGCGCACCGGACGAGGCGGCAGTGGAGGCAGATTCCGTCGAGAGCACCGAGCGCGCGGCCCTGGCCACGCGGGTGGTGGGCTACCTGCCGACGTGGGCGGGTGACGTCAACACGCTCCAGTACGACAAGCTCACGCACATCAACTACGCCTTCGCGCTGCCCACGCCGCAGGGCGGACTCACCGGGGTGAGCAGCAATGACGCGCGGCTGCGCTCGCTGGTGCAGACGGCGCATGCGCGCGGCGTGAAGGTGCTCATCGCCGTGGGCGGTTGGAACAACGGCGACGACAGCGCCTTCGAGCAGCTTGCCGCCAACGCCTCCACGCGCACCGCGTTCGTGAACAACCTCATCCAGTTCGTCAACGCCACGGGGTTGGACGGCGTGGACCTGGATTGGGAGTACCCGGACCCGGGCGCGTCGGCGCAGAACTTCGCGGCGCTGGTGCGCGAGCTGGGCGCGGCGCTCCGTGCGCGCGGGAAGCTGCTCACCGCGGCGGTCATCGCGAACGGCTACTACGGCGAGGGCATCCCCACGTCGACGTTCAGCGACTTCGACTTCCTGAACATCATGGCGTACGACGGCGGCCATCCGCATTCGACGTACGACTTCGCCGTCCAGTCGCTCAACTACTGGGTGAACCGCGGGCTGCCGCGCTCGAAGGCGGTGCTGGGTGTGCCCTTCTACGGGCGCTCGCCGTCGTCCTACGTGGCCTACTCGGAGTTGGTGCGCCGGGATTCCCAGGCGCCGCACAAGGACTGGGTGGGCGACGTGCAGTACAACGGCATCGCCACCATCCAGGCGAAGTCGCGGCTGGCGCTCCAGCAGGGCGGCGGGGTGATGATCTGGGAGCTGTCCCAGGACACGCAGGGCGCCACGTCGCTGCTGAGCGCCATCGCACAGGTGGTGCAGACGCCCGGCGGTGGCAACGTGTACCGGCTGGTGAACAAGCTGACCGGCAAGTGCGTGGACATCGACGGTCCGAGCACGGCCGATGGCGCGAACATCCACCAGTGGGCCTGCCACACCGGAACGAGCCAGCAGTGGACGATGGAGCCCACCGACAACGGCTACGTCCGCTTCGTCTCCCGGCACAGTGGGAAGGCGCTGGACGTCCGGGACGTGAGCACCGCGGATGGGGCCCGGCTCCAGCAGTGGAGCTACTCGGGCGGCGGCAACCAGCAGTTCAGGGCCGTCGCGCTGGGCAATGGCTTCCACCGGCTGGAGGCGCGCCACAGCGGCAAGGTGCTGGACGTGGCCAACTGCTGGACCAGCGGTGACGGCGCGGCCGTGCAGCAGTGGGTGTGGTCCAACAACGATTGTCAGCAGTTCCGGCTCGAGCAGCGCTAGTCGAGTCGGTGCGGGGAGGCGGCGCTCCAGCCGGGCCGGGTTGGAGCGCCGTCATCTTCCCCGAGTGATGCGGTGCGGCTCAGGCGTTGAGCGTGGACTCGTCGACGCCGGCCTCGGCCATCAGCGTGGCCAGCGCGAGCTTGAGCTTGTCCTTCGCGCGAATCTCCAACTGACGGGCGCGCTCGCGGGAGAAGCCGAAGTGCTCGCCCAGCTCGCTGAGCGTCATCTCCGCGTCACCCATGACGCGCTGCTCGATGATGAAGCGCTCGCGCGGGTCCAAGCGGCGCAGGGCGCGCTGCACCAGCTCGCGGGTGAGGTTGGCCTGCTGCCGGTCGGCGACCTCGTCCACCGCGGAGGCGGACTCGGACTCGACGAAGTCCAGGTGCGTGGCGTCGCCGTCCTCGCCCATGGGGGCGTCCAGGGACAGGTCGCGGCCGCCCATGCGCTGCTCCATCTCGCGCACTTCCGAGGCCTTCACGTTCAGCTTGCGGGCAATCTCCTCGGCGTTGACGACGTTCGCGTCGCCGGCGCCCATCTTCTCCAGCTCACGGCGCGTGCGGGCCAGGCTGAAGAAGAGGCGGCGCTGCGCCTGCGTGGTGCCCAGCTTCACCAGGCTCCAGTTCTTCAGGATGCAGTTCTGGATGTACGCGCGAATCCACCAGACGGCGTACGAGATGAGGCGGATGCCCTTGTCCGGGTCGAACTTCTGCACGGCCTTCATCAGGCCGATGTTCGCCTCCTGGATGAGGTCGGACATCTTCAAGCCGTAGGAGCGGTACTCGTAGGCGACCTTCACCACGAAGCGCAGGTTCGCCGTCACCAACTGGTGGCCCGCGGCCAAGTCTCCCGCGCGGAAGCGCCTCGACAGCTCCTGCTCCTTCGGCTGGGTGAGCAGCGGGTACTGGTTGATCTCCGACAGGTAGGTGGAGAGCGAATCAGGGGAAGCGAAGGAGTTGGAAGCCTGCATGGTGTCTCTCGGGGAAAAAGAGATCTGGTTGGGGGAGCCGCGATGACGCTACGGGGGTTGCCCTTTGCGACCTGCGTGCCAAGGGGCACCAGCACTGTTTCCCAATGAGTCCAGGGGTTTGCTTCCAGGCCCGGCCATGCTTAAGGCCGTAAAACGGTCGTTTTTACAGCCAGCCCCACGGAAGTCTCTTCCGAGTGTCGACAGGCCAACATGGGTCTGGGCCCTGGGGGCGGACAGTCTCTTGCGGGCAAGCGGGGCCCCGCATGAGGGCTCGCTGTTTCTTGCTCAGCGCGTCATCGCCACCTTGAGGGGATGGGCGACCTCTTTCAGCTCTTCGCCGTCTCCGCCGTGGTGATGGGCGTGTCGCAGACGTTGTCGCGCGAGCGCATCTTCGCCCCGCTGCGCGCGAGGCTCGGCGGCAAGGACACCTGGCTGGGGTACCTGATGATGTGTCCCTACTGCGTGTCGCACTACGTGGCGTTCGCGCTGGTGCCGCTCACGGGGACGAACGTCGTCCGCGTCACGGTGGGGGGCTGGCCGGGCTATCTGCTGAGCTGGGTGCTCTCCGCGCTGCTCATCACCGTCATCGCCGCCTTCTTCCGGGTGGTGTTCTGGTTCTTCGACGAGTCCCAGGGCCTGGTGAAGCGGCGCCAGCGGACGGAAGAGGAAGAGACGGCCACGCGCCGCATCCAG
This genomic window from Myxococcus hansupus contains:
- a CDS encoding toxin-antitoxin system YwqK family antitoxin yields the protein MWRRLSHGALALVAGAVLGCSSAAGPCPDGARLTGRAPPDGVLQWCARADGQKHGRWAEWHATGKLKAEGSYADGKMEGRWVHYFEDGVKQFEGDYRGGLKQGLWTLYYEEGQKNREEVHPPGGGEVRWTAWRSDGSKWAEGSILGHRAQGTYSEWHAGGALAAQGQYEKGEKTGAWKYWDVEGQSTDVPQGDFTSE
- a CDS encoding S1 family peptidase, translated to MTSRASESCAAAILFGVAAAACGPAFEPAAPSAVSRRAVVGGAPEPGFPSVAAIVPVSPFCGEAEAAAPVLCTGTLVSPRVVLTAAHCVENADAPQVFSVVFAEETARASAAQRIRVAEGRPHPAWRPGVNDIGVLLLAEDAPVTPLALELGALSSDSVGRMARVVGFGSDAQGAMGRRLGGLSRITSVNADTFSIEAAPAMSCGGDSGGPVFVSQDGVEQLAGITSFGDLLCTTGTNTRVDVHAAFVQAAIEDAARRPPARAPMDPRVDACAQRCVTHADCPLGMACVAQSEDIRSCAVAGLEAGRFGDVCTGEQEGHPCVKAADTCRLWLPCAETPPAAGGCAVVDGAPGLFAWVFVLLARRRVGAERSRRV
- a CDS encoding ArsR/SmtB family transcription factor, giving the protein MVSPTIQQRSEQLDAVFHALSDPTRREMLRSLSAGSRSIGELAAPFSMSFAGASKHVKALERAGLVHRTVEGRTHRCSLAPEPLASALDWLRFYERFWNDRLDALEQALRKPERGSSRKGERHE
- a CDS encoding VOC family protein, whose protein sequence is MSEVRMRPAVHIITLGVDDLKRALAFYREGLGWTAPELGEGEDHVALPLQGNLSLVLFPRGALAKAGRQPVSTKGPPAVVLSHATPTREEVDAILRRAQAAGGTVPVPASEQPWGYFGYFADLDGHLWEVLCHPELAAGA
- a CDS encoding SDR family oxidoreductase encodes the protein MSKSRRKVVFITGASSGIGQACAELLGASGHTVHGTSRHPRANGAHHRMTVLDVTDEASVQRAVASVLAAEGRLDVVVNCAGFVLAGAVEDVSVEEAQRQMDTNFFGVLRVCRAVLPAMRAQRSGLIVNISSMGGAAGLPFQGLYSASKFALEGMTESLRQEVAAFGIEATLLQPGDVRTNVRQYRERARQSGPGSAYKEAFERVMNVVESGEGAGIAPEQVARKVLSLVERERVDVRYSVGHLAQRAALVSKRLLPARTFEHIVMALHGLSRR
- a CDS encoding DNA glycosylase AlkZ-like family protein: MIPFLMLLPMLVPTGVNRGRSSKARAARALSPVPPPSEASGKDVPVTKPPVRASSRRRGLPAQVLSQRALNRALLQRQGLSQRSRAGVAETLERLMGLQAQATHAPYGALWTRLEGFKPEALTRLITERQVVRAGMMRGTLHLVTARDCLALRPVLQPALDRGMKHATFRKQLEGVDARALVAEGRALLAARPSPRGGWVSGSSRSGRGMTRTP
- a CDS encoding winged helix DNA-binding domain-containing protein gives rise to the protein MSMGFSSLEPTVVVPPCGTWGHGERMAYTTAESWLGQRFEPAGPPDALVMRYLAAFGPASVRDLQAWSGLPRMGAVLERLRPALRTFRDEHGAELFDVPGARRPDPDAPAPVRFLSEFDSVLLAHADRTRILSEAARRRVFTVNGIVRATILVEGFVQGTWRIERQRGTATLCIDPFTRLSRETRGALTDEGARLLGFAAEDARRTDIRFGRAG
- a CDS encoding family 16 glycosylhydrolase, translated to MAQGHTVVAGRSWVLALGLGGLLSGLAACAPSPEVVPSERESQAQGLAAPIGRNIALRACSTQQFVSADQNLANTALVANRATAQGWEQFQVVDAGGGTVALRSVSTGLFVSADTNLGGQLVANRNAIQDWERFEWVEFGGDSVGLKARSNGLFVSADTSLGASGPLYANRAAAGCWESFSVSVIGGGGGGWVEVWRDDFDGNSINPANWFANTGVHVNSEQQNYTTSPRNIQVSNGTLKLIARHESSNGYPFTSGRLESAGKREFGHGKVEARIKMPVGPGLWPAFWMLGNNIGQVGWPECGELDIMENVGYADWTSGALHGPGYSGDTPINQRFHPSSPVSDWHVYATEFSSQDVKWLIDGVVVKTVTRAEVERYGRWVYDRPYFIILNLAVGGTYPFGLNGARTPSFGVPQSTLDHIRNTAPALEVDWVRYSQWQ
- a CDS encoding RICIN domain-containing protein, whose amino-acid sequence is MRKDIVSIKSLALAAACVSTLLACSGAPDEAAVEADSVESTERAALATRVVGYLPTWAGDVNTLQYDKLTHINYAFALPTPQGGLTGVSSNDARLRSLVQTAHARGVKVLIAVGGWNNGDDSAFEQLAANASTRTAFVNNLIQFVNATGLDGVDLDWEYPDPGASAQNFAALVRELGAALRARGKLLTAAVIANGYYGEGIPTSTFSDFDFLNIMAYDGGHPHSTYDFAVQSLNYWVNRGLPRSKAVLGVPFYGRSPSSYVAYSELVRRDSQAPHKDWVGDVQYNGIATIQAKSRLALQQGGGVMIWELSQDTQGATSLLSAIAQVVQTPGGGNVYRLVNKLTGKCVDIDGPSTADGANIHQWACHTGTSQQWTMEPTDNGYVRFVSRHSGKALDVRDVSTADGARLQQWSYSGGGNQQFRAVALGNGFHRLEARHSGKVLDVANCWTSGDGAAVQQWVWSNNDCQQFRLEQR
- a CDS encoding RNA polymerase factor sigma-32; translation: MQASNSFASPDSLSTYLSEINQYPLLTQPKEQELSRRFRAGDLAAGHQLVTANLRFVVKVAYEYRSYGLKMSDLIQEANIGLMKAVQKFDPDKGIRLISYAVWWIRAYIQNCILKNWSLVKLGTTQAQRRLFFSLARTRRELEKMGAGDANVVNAEEIARKLNVKASEVREMEQRMGGRDLSLDAPMGEDGDATHLDFVESESASAVDEVADRQQANLTRELVQRALRRLDPRERFIIEQRVMGDAEMTLSELGEHFGFSRERARQLEIRAKDKLKLALATLMAEAGVDESTLNA